In Deltaproteobacteria bacterium, the genomic stretch GTATCCAGTTCGAGGTTCTGGGCGCCGACCTCCCGGCTGATGAGGACAACATGGTCATCCGCGCCGCCAGGGCCTTTTTTCAGGCCACTGAATTTGAGCCAAAAGTGGAATTAAGACTGGAGAAGCACATTCCGGTGGCCGCGGGGCTGGGGGGCGGCAGTTCGGATGCGGCCGCCGCTTTAAAGGGCTTGAACGATCTCTATGGTTCGCCGCTGACCCAGGACCGGCTTTTTAAACTGGGTTTGAGCCTGGGCGCAGATGTCCCGTTTTTTCTCTTCCCTGGCGCCACGGCTCTGGCTAAAGGCATTGGGGAGCTGCTTTCACCCGGGCCTGAGCTGCCCGAGCCTTGCTATTTTCTGCTCATCAATCCGGGCTGGCCCCTATCTACGGGCTGGGTTTACAAAAATTACAAATTAAAGTTGACATCCACCCGCAAAGGGCTTATATATTCACACGTAAATGAGGGCTCTTTCACATTCGACCGTGTCATGTATAATGATTTGGAATCGGTCGTTATGCCTCGATATCCAGAAGTGAAGGCCATGAAAGATCAGCTACTGGCCCACGGCGCGATTGAGGCTTTGATGACCGGCAGCGGGCCGACCGTCTTCGGGGTTTTTTTTCAAAGGCAGGATGCAGAGCGAGCCCGGACCAAATTGAATGAGCTGGATAGAGGAAAGTGGGTCATCATCATGACCCGGAACCTTAAGTCGCCCCAGTTTTGAGATTATGAGAGGCAGCTTTACCGGTCGAGAAGCCCGCCTCTTTTTAATGAATGACCGAAAAGCTATGAGTGCGTTTCATCCTGAGATGCAGTGCGCCTGGCAAAAGATGTGAAGCAATTCACTGGGGTGTCGTCAAGTGGTAAGACACAGGTCTTTGGAGCCTGCATTCGGAGGTTCGAATCCTCCCACCCCAGCCAAACATTATAACTGCGATAGACCTGATTTAATCCATGAATAATGATCTGATTCTTTTCACCGGTCGTTCTAATCCGGCCTTGGCAAAGGCCATATGCGAATATTTATCACTGCCTCTAGGCAAGGTTCACGTGCGCCGTTTTTCGGACGGCGAGGTCCTGGTCGAGCTGGGCGAGAACGTTCGTGGCCGGGATGTATTTGCCATTCAGTCCACCTGTTCGCCGGTCAATGAGAACATCATGGAACTGCTTATTCTTATTGACGCCCTGAAGCGTTCCTCGGCCCGGCGCGTCACCGCGGTTCTTCCCTATTACGGCTATGCCCGCCAGGACCGCAAGGTTGCTCCCCGCGTGCCCATCACCGCCAAATTAATGGCTGACCTGATTACCGTGGCTGGCGCCAAGCGGATGCTGTCCATGGATCTTCATGCCGGTCAAATTCAAGGCTTTTTCGATATACCGGTAGATCATCTTTTCGCGGCGCCGCTGCTTTTGAGTTTCGTTCGTGAGCAGCAGTTCGAGGACATGGTTATCGTTTCTCCGGATGCCGGCGGCGTGGAAAGGGCGCGGGCTTACGCCAAGCGTCTGGATTGTACCCTCGCCATCATTGATAAACGCAGGATCGGAACCAATGATGTCGAGGTCATGACCCTCGTGGGCGATGTGGAAGGCAAGACCGCTATCCTGGTGGATGACATGGTTGACACCGCCGGGACAATGGTTAAGGCTGTGAATGCCATCGTGAATCATGGTGCGAAAAAAGCTATCGCCTTAACCACCCACCCGGTCCTGTCCGGCTCGGCCCTGGAAAAGATTGAGAACTCGCCGCTGGAATTTCTGGTGGTGACCGATACGATCCCCCTTTCGGAAGAGGCTAAAAAGAGCCGGAAGATCAAGGTGACGTCTGTAGCCAATCTGCTGGGGGAAGCCATTCGTCGCATCCATCAGGAGGATTCTGTCAGTTCGCTTTTTGTCTAGCCCCGGCGTCAGGGTAGAAGGCGGTCTGCCGTTTTTGGAGGAAGCAGGGAAATGGAAACCAAAATAACCATAAACGCCACGGTTCGTTCCCCTAAGAAGAAAGGGGCGAACCGTCAGCTTCGTCGCCAGGGATTGGCGCCGGCCATATTCTATGGCCCCAAACGAGAGCCTCAACCCATCACCGTTAGTATTTCCGAGCTCAGGGAAGCTATTTCCTCCGGCCAGGATGGCCAATTCCTGATTCAGCTTCATATTAAAGACAATGGTTCGTCCCATGAATCCACGGTCATGATCAAGGACTTTCAGGTTGATCCCGTGCGGAGGGAACTGCTTCACGCTGATTTTTACGAGGTTGATTTAAACCGGCCGCTTCTGTTCGAGGTCCCTCTGCTCCTGACAGGCAGACCGATTGGTCTGGAAAGCGGTGGGATTTTACAGCAGATTCAGCGATCACTGATGATCTCCGCTTTGCCACATGAGATACCGAAACAGATTGAAGTGGACGTGAGTGAACTGGACGTTGGCGACTCCGTTCGCGTCAGTGATATTGAGCCTCCGGCTGGTGTGAAGGTCGAAATAGACGGCGGCGCCACTATAGCCATCGTGTCTCTTCCGAAAGGCGCTTTGGAAGAGGTTGAAGAGGCTGAGGCTGAAGAGGAAGCGGCTGAGGAAGCAGCAGCCGAAGGAGAACCCGCTCCGGTTTCGGAGGAGGGGCCGCCTCAAAAGATTAAGGAATGAATACAAGCGGGGTTATAATCCTTGGGAGGTCGGTTGCACCTGGTGATCGGCTTGGGCAATCCGGGTCAAGTGTATGCGCGGACCCGCCATAACCTTGGTTTCAGGGTTGTTGAGCGTTTAGCCGAGCGATATGGTGTCAAGCTAGTTAAAAAAAAGCACCAAAGTCTCCTCGGTCAAGGGCAGGTGGCCGGAATTAAGGTTCTCCTTGCCCAACCACAGACCTACATGAACCATAGCGGCCAGGCCGTCAGACGGCTGGTGGATTATTTTGATCTGGCCCGACCCGATATTCTGGTTGTGCATGATGACCTGGATATCGAGGTTGGAGTGATAAAAGTCACAGGGCGCGGCGGGGCCGGCGGACACAAGGGTGTAGCTTCGATAATAAGGCACCTGCAAGACAATGATTTCTCCCGGATCAGGATCGGCATTGGCCGCCCAGATCCATCAATGGCCGCGGAAGAGTATGTGTTGAGTCAATTTAGGCCCGAGGAAGAGCAGCCTATTGAGAGCGCGGTGAGGAATGCGGTGACGGCTGCCGAATTGGTTCTCTGTGAGGGGTTGGCTGAAGCTCAAGCGCATTTTAATCGCAAGGGATTGAATTCTAATGAGGAGGTAGTAGTTTAATGGACCAGTTATCAGATTTTACACGTGTTGCCCCGTTCCTGGGGATCATTGGGTTGCTAGTGGCTTTCCTGATCTTTCTTTTTGTCAAAAGGCAGCCTAATGGCAACGAAACC encodes the following:
- the ispE gene encoding 4-(cytidine 5'-diphospho)-2-C-methyl-D-erythritol kinase; translated protein: MLSPALSLLAPAKLNLHLSIVGRRSDGYHLLETLMVKLDLADRLLLVRRGRGIQFEVLGADLPADEDNMVIRAARAFFQATEFEPKVELRLEKHIPVAAGLGGGSSDAAAALKGLNDLYGSPLTQDRLFKLGLSLGADVPFFLFPGATALAKGIGELLSPGPELPEPCYFLLINPGWPLSTGWVYKNYKLKLTSTRKGLIYSHVNEGSFTFDRVMYNDLESVVMPRYPEVKAMKDQLLAHGAIEALMTGSGPTVFGVFFQRQDAERARTKLNELDRGKWVIIMTRNLKSPQF
- a CDS encoding ribose-phosphate pyrophosphokinase; the encoded protein is MNNDLILFTGRSNPALAKAICEYLSLPLGKVHVRRFSDGEVLVELGENVRGRDVFAIQSTCSPVNENIMELLILIDALKRSSARRVTAVLPYYGYARQDRKVAPRVPITAKLMADLITVAGAKRMLSMDLHAGQIQGFFDIPVDHLFAAPLLLSFVREQQFEDMVIVSPDAGGVERARAYAKRLDCTLAIIDKRRIGTNDVEVMTLVGDVEGKTAILVDDMVDTAGTMVKAVNAIVNHGAKKAIALTTHPVLSGSALEKIENSPLEFLVVTDTIPLSEEAKKSRKIKVTSVANLLGEAIRRIHQEDSVSSLFV
- a CDS encoding 50S ribosomal protein L25 — its product is METKITINATVRSPKKKGANRQLRRQGLAPAIFYGPKREPQPITVSISELREAISSGQDGQFLIQLHIKDNGSSHESTVMIKDFQVDPVRRELLHADFYEVDLNRPLLFEVPLLLTGRPIGLESGGILQQIQRSLMISALPHEIPKQIEVDVSELDVGDSVRVSDIEPPAGVKVEIDGGATIAIVSLPKGALEEVEEAEAEEEAAEEAAAEGEPAPVSEEGPPQKIKE
- a CDS encoding aminoacyl-tRNA hydrolase; amino-acid sequence: MHLVIGLGNPGQVYARTRHNLGFRVVERLAERYGVKLVKKKHQSLLGQGQVAGIKVLLAQPQTYMNHSGQAVRRLVDYFDLARPDILVVHDDLDIEVGVIKVTGRGGAGGHKGVASIIRHLQDNDFSRIRIGIGRPDPSMAAEEYVLSQFRPEEEQPIESAVRNAVTAAELVLCEGLAEAQAHFNRKGLNSNEEVVV